The sequence below is a genomic window from Candidatus Dependentiae bacterium.
GTGTTCTTGATCTTTGGCCGAGAAATTTCAACTAATGTTATTGCAGCTGTTTTAGCCGTATTAGGCTACTCTATTAATGACACGATCGTTATCTATTCTCAAATACGAGAAAATTTAAAAACTTTAAATCGCTCTTCGATTTATGATATAGTTAATATAAGTTTGAATCAGACTATGCGCCGTACTCTGTTGACCAGTATTTCTACCGGTTTGACTGTTGGGGCAATGTTTGTATTAGGTGGTGAAGCGTTACGAAGCTTTTCTTTAGCGCTTTTAATAGGTATAGTTTTTGGTACTTATTCATCTATTTTTATTGCAAGTCCGATTGTTATGTTCTTTTATAGAAATAAAGATAAAACAGTTTTGCAATAGATTAATATCAATTTAAGAATGTATAAAAAAATATTGAATTATTAGATGAGCGTTCAGAAATAGGTTGACAGGGGACATAGGTATGTCTTCTTAGGTCCTATTTGAAGAAAAAATTTTGTGTGCGCTTTTATTTTAGTTTAGTATTTTTATCAAAATTATTATTTTTCAAATCAATGATCATCATGGTCAAAGGGGGCCATTCATGTCAATTAATTCAGGATTACTTTTTCCTGCGACAAGGAGGCATTAATGAAGGTGCGTGAAACGATACCAGTTACGAGCGAATCTACCAAAGATGAGGTGGCTAAGCCATCTACGGAAAAAAATGTGGCTGAAAAAGCTACTAAGCCAAAATTGGTAGCAAAGAAACCAAAAGATCCTGCAGTTGTTCCCGTTGCAGAATCATCAAAAAATAAAAAACTATCTACAGAAGTTCCTTCTGTAAGACCGGTCGAACAAGAAGCTGCTCGACAAGTGTCTGACGAAAAAATAAAAAAAGAAGAACGTAATCAAAGAGTTCATGAAGTTAAAGGTGGAAACAGGCGTCCTGTCCATCAAGCTGATCACCGTAATAATCAACAAAAGCCGCATCGTTTTGAGTCAAAGAAGCCTGTAGAAGAACGTTCATTTAATGATTTAGTTAATTATGCTCGTCGATTTGGGATTGTTGGCGCATTGTTAATGCGTAAGCCAGAGTTAGTTGAAAAAATTAAATATTTTGAAGCTCATCCTGATCTTGAAATAGAGGTTGAAGGAGTGCTGGAGCGCTTGCCGGATGGATTTGGTTTTTTGCGTTCATCAAAATTTGATTATGTTTCAGGTCCGGATGACATTTATGTTTCTCCGTCTCAAATTAGACGCTTTGGTTTGAAAACTGGTGATACAATAAGTGGTATTATTAGAAAACCAAAAGAAAATGAGAAATATTTTGCGCTTCTGAAGATAAGTAAAGTAAATTATGATGATCCATCAAAAATTAGTGACCGCATTCCTTTTGAGCGCTTATCTCCATGGCATCCTACTAAGAAGTTTAATTTAGATTATGATCCAACTGTTATTTCAACACGTATTATGGATCTGTTTTCTCCTATAGGTAAAGGACAGCGTGGTTTGATCGTTGCTCCTCCAAAAGTTGGTAAAACAGTATTGTTAAAAGATTTAGCTAAAAGTCTTATTACTGAGCATCCGGAAGTTCATTTGATTGTTTTGTTGATTGACGAGCGTCCTGAAGAGGTTGCTGATATGAAAAAAACAGTTCAAGGAAGTTCAGCTGAAGTTATAAGTTCTACTTTTGACGAGCCGCCAGAGCGTCATGTTGCGGTTGCTGATATTGTGCTTGAAAAAGCAAAGCGTATGGTTGAATCAGGCAAGGATGTGGTTATTCTACTTGATGCTATTACTCGTTTGGCACGTGCATATAATGCAACGGCTCCTGCATCAGGAAAAGTTTTGAGTGGTGGTATCGATGCTAATGCATTGCAAAAACCAAAACGTTTCTTTGGTGCTGCACGAAACACCGAAGAGGGTGGTTCATTAACCATTATCGGTACGGCACTTGTGGAAACCGGTTCACGTATGGATGAGGTTATTTACGAAGAATTTAAAGGTACAGGTAATATGGAAATGCATATGACGCGTAAACTTTCCAATCGTCGTATCTATCCTGCATTTGATATTTTGCAATCAGGAACACGTCGAGAAGATCTCTTACAGCCTGAAGATATGCTCAATAAAGTATGGGTATTGCAGAAATTCCTATCTACTATGAATACTATTGAAGGTATGGAGTTCTTGATTAGTAAAATGAAAAAAACTAAAACAAATCAAGAATTTTTAGATGCAATCAATAAAAAAGCAAGTTAATTGATTGTAGAATTAGATATAAAAAAGGCTCGCAATTTTGCGAGCCTTTT
It includes:
- the rho gene encoding transcription termination factor Rho — translated: MKVRETIPVTSESTKDEVAKPSTEKNVAEKATKPKLVAKKPKDPAVVPVAESSKNKKLSTEVPSVRPVEQEAARQVSDEKIKKEERNQRVHEVKGGNRRPVHQADHRNNQQKPHRFESKKPVEERSFNDLVNYARRFGIVGALLMRKPELVEKIKYFEAHPDLEIEVEGVLERLPDGFGFLRSSKFDYVSGPDDIYVSPSQIRRFGLKTGDTISGIIRKPKENEKYFALLKISKVNYDDPSKISDRIPFERLSPWHPTKKFNLDYDPTVISTRIMDLFSPIGKGQRGLIVAPPKVGKTVLLKDLAKSLITEHPEVHLIVLLIDERPEEVADMKKTVQGSSAEVISSTFDEPPERHVAVADIVLEKAKRMVESGKDVVILLDAITRLARAYNATAPASGKVLSGGIDANALQKPKRFFGAARNTEEGGSLTIIGTALVETGSRMDEVIYEEFKGTGNMEMHMTRKLSNRRIYPAFDILQSGTRREDLLQPEDMLNKVWVLQKFLSTMNTIEGMEFLISKMKKTKTNQEFLDAINKKAS